ACGCCATGGGCCGAGAAGATGACCGGCCGGTCGGCCGGACATTCGTCCAGTTTCTCGACGAAGATGGCCCCCTTTTCGCGCAGACCGTCGACCACGAACTTGTTGTGCACGATCTCGTGCCGCACATAGACCGGCGGCCCCCATTTCTCCAGCGCCATCTCGACGATCTTGATCGCGCGGTCGACACCGGCGCAGAAACCGCGCGGCGCAGCCAGGTGAAGGGTCAGCGGGGGTTTGGTCATGGCGTCTCTCCTGTTCGTTCAAGAGGTAAACCTCCGGGCGTTTCTCGTCCAGCCCCGGACCTAGCCCGACGCCGCGCCGGTGGCCCAGGCAAGCGCGGCATATCGCCCGGTCTTGGCGATGGTGACCAGCACCAGGAACAGCCAGGCCGGCGTGCGCATCATGCCTGCGACCACGGTGAAGCCGTCGCCGAAGGGCGCCCAGCTGAGCAACAGCGTCCAGACGCCCCAGCGTCCGTACCACTCCTGCGCCTTCGCCAGTTGAAGGTTGGAAACCGGAAACCAGCGCCGTTTGCGGAAATGCTCGACCCAGCGGCCGAGCACGTAGTTCACGACGGCCCCCAGGATGTTGCCGACGCTCGCCGCCACGACGAGCGTGACCGGGTCGATCTTGCCGGCGAGCTGAAGCCCGACGAAGACCAACTCCGATTGGAACGGCAGCACCGTCGCGGCGCCGAAGGCGGCGAGAAAGAGCGTGGCGAGTTGGGCGAGGAGCGACAGGTCCAGCATCTGCCCCGTCCAGATGCCGCGGCGGGGCCGCGTTTCAAGGGCGGGCCGACGCTGCGCCGGCCCGTCCGGTCAGCCGTTCGACGCGGCCTCGGTCCGCGGTTCCCTCGGTTCGCGCTGTTCGCGCGGGGGGCGGCCGATCACTTCCTTGAGCTCGTCGAGCTCGATGAAGTTGTCCGCCTGGCGGCGCAGGTCGTCGGCGATCATCGGCGGCGAGCTCCGGATCGTCGAGACGACCGAGACCCGCACGCCCTGCCGCTGCAGGCTTTCGACCAGCGGCCGGAAGTCGCCGTCACCGGAGAACAGCACGATGTGATCGACCCGCGGGGCCAGCTCCATGGCATCGACCGTCAGTTCGATATCCATGTTGCCCTTGACTTTGCGGCGACCCTGGCTGTCGGTGTATTCCTTCGCGGGCTTCGTCACCATGGTGAAGCCGTTGTAGTTCAGCCAGTCCACAAGGGGCCGTATCGGCGAGTAGTCGTCATTGTCGAGCAGCGCGGTGTAGTAGAACGCTCGCAAGAGCTTTCCGCGCCGCATGAATTCCTGGCGGAGGAGCTTGTAATCGATGTCGAACTCCAGCGCCTTGGCGGCGGCATAGAGGTTCGAGCCGTCGATGAAAAGCGCCAGGCGTTCATCTCTGTAAAACATTCGGGCTCCTTTTTGATGTGCCCGCAAGCTCAAGTCCGTGAGTGGGGTGAGACAATGTGCACAATAAAAACGTGGTGCTGCGGGCCATTGCCCAGAACCTAAGGATCGCACGGAATGCCGCAACCTCCAAATCACGCGAAAACCAACCCAAAAGGACACGTTGCCATCGGCACAAATGTCGCGATTCGCGGCGCAACCCTGTCGGGCACGCTTGCGAAGGCGCTCCGCGCGCTTGACAGCGCGTCGTTGCGGGTGGGGCGAATCAGCCGGTTCTACCGCACCCCCTGCATGCCGGCGGGGGCCGGTCCCGATTTCGTGAACGCCGTCGCCGAGATCGAGACCGCGCTCCCGCCAGACGAGGTTCTGGCGCGGCTTCATGCGGTGGAGGCGTCGTTCGGACGGGTGCGCTCCGAGCGCTGGGGGCCGCGCTGCCTTGACATGGACCTGCTGGCGCTGGGCGACGTGGTGCTGCCCGACGTCGAGAGCCAGACGGCTTGGCGCACGCTCCCGCCCGGAGCCCAGCAGCGCGCCGCGCCGGATCGATTGATCTTGCCCCATCCGCGGCTGCAGGAACGCGGCTTCGTGCTGGTGCCGCTTGCCGAGATCGCGCCCGACTGGCGCCACCCGATTCTGCGCCGCACGGCGCGGGAGCTGCGCGATGCCCTTCCGGCCGGGGAAAAGGCGGAAATTGTGCCGATTTCGGGCCCCTGGGGCGAGGTTTCCGCCCTTGTCAAGGACTTTCAGACCCAATAGACAGGGGGCTCAACCTCCCAACGGATCGGAGTGTGCCATGGCCCGCGTGACGGTAGAAGATTGCGTCGACAAGGTTCCGAACAGGTTCGAGTTGGTGCTGCTCGCCTCCCACCGCGCCCGCGAGATCGCGTCGGGCGGCCAATTGACCGTCGACCGCGACAACGACAAGAACCCGGTCGTCGCTCTGCGCGAGATCGCGGAGGAAACCCAGTCCGCCGACGAGTTGCGCGAACGCATGATCGAGGCGAACCAGACCCAGATCGAGGTCGACGAGCCGGAAGAGGATTCCATGGCGCTTCTGATGGGTGGCGGCGGCGCGAGCGAGCCCGACCGGCCGGCCGAGGACGACATGTCCGAAGAGAAGCTGCTTCGCGCGCTGATGGAAGCGCAGGCACAGAAATGACCGCGGGGCGCGCGCGACGCGCCCCCATAAGGCTCGCGGCCGGATGATCGACGTCGAAGACCTGATCTCGCTGGTTCGCAACTACAACCCCCGAACGGACGAGGCGCTGATCCGCAGTGCCTATGTCTACGGGCGCGAGATGCACGCGGGCCAGCTCCGGCGGTCCGGCGAGGAGTATTTCACTCATCCGGTGGCCGTCGCCGCGATCCTGACCGAACAGCGGCTGGACGACGCCACCATCGTGACCGCGCTACTGCACGACACGATCGAGGACACCAAATCGACCTACAAGGAGATCGAGCGGCTCTTCGGCCACGAGATCGCCGAACTGGTCGACGGCGTCACGAAGCTCACCAACCTGCAACTTTCGTCATCGGAAACCAAGCAGGCCGAGAACTTCCGCAAGCTGTTCATGGCGATGTCCAAGGACCTGCGGGTGATCCTGGTCAAACTGGCGGACCGGCTGCACAACATGCGCACGATCAAGTCGCTGCCGCATGACAAACAGGTGCGCAAGAGCCACGAGACGATGGACATCTTCGCGCCGCTCGCTGGCCGGATGGGCATGCAGTGGATGCGCGAGGAACTGGAGGACCTCGCCTTTCGGGTGCTGAACCCCGAGGCGCGGAATTCCATCATCCGCCGCTTCATCAGGCTGCAACGCGAGTCGGGTGACGTGATCCAGCAGATCACCCAGGACATCCGCAAGGAACTGGAGCGCGAGGGTGTCGAGGCCGACGTGTTCGGCCGCGCCAAGAAGCCCTACTCGATCTGGCGCAAGATGGAGGAGAAGGAACAGGGCTTCTCGCGGCTCTCGGACATCTACGGCTTTCGCGTCATCACCGGGAGCGAGGGCGACTGTTACCGCGTTCTGGGCGCGATCCACCGCCGCTGGCGCGCGGTACCAGGACGGTTTAAGGATTACATCAGCCAGCCCAAGTCCAACGGCTACCGCTCGATCCAGACCACCGTGTCGGGGCGCGACGGCAAGCGTGTAGAGGTGCAGATCCGCACCCGCCAGATGCACGAGGTGGCCGAGTCCGGTGTTGCGGCGCATTGGTCCTACCGCGACGGTGTGCGGGCGGAGAACCCCTTTGCGGTCGACCCCGCCAAGTGGATCGCGTCCCTGACCGAGCGGTTCGAGAACGCCGAGGACCATGACGAGTTCCTCGAGCACGTCAAGCTCGAGATGTACTCCGACCAGGTCTTCTGCTTCACGCCCAAGGGCGATGTGATCAAGTTGCCCCGCGGCGCCACGCCGCTGGACTACGCCTACGCCATCCACACCCGGATCGGCGACTCCTGCGTTGGCGCGAAGGTCGACGGCATCCGCGTGCCGCTCTGGACCCGGCTGAAGAACGGCCAGTCTGTCGAGATCATCACCGCCGAGGGCCAGCGCCCGCAGGCGACATGGCTTGATATCGTGGTGACCGGCCGCGCCAAGGCCGCGATCCGCAAGTCGCTGCGCGAGGAGGACCGGGAACGCTACATCAAGCTCGGCCGCGAACTGGCCCGCGTGGCGTTCGAGCATGTCGGCAAGAAGGCAACCGACAAGGCGGTGAAGACGGCGGCGAAGAGTTTCGGCCTGCCCTCCGGCGCGGAGCTTCTGGCGCGCCTCGGCTCGGCCGAGTTGCGCGCGCAGGATGTGGTCGAAGCGCTCTATCCCGAGCTTGCGACCTCGGGCGGCGACGAGATCGACGCCACCCGTGCGGTCGTGGGCCTGTCGCCCGATCAGTCTTTCACCCGCGCGCCCTGCTGCCAGCCGGTGCCGGGCGAACGCATCGTCGGCATCACCTATCGCGGGCGGGGCGTGGTCGTGCATGCGATCGACTGCCCGGTGCTGGAGAAGTTCGAGGACCAGCCCGACCGCTGGATCGACCTTTACTGGCACTCGGGCAAACACCCGGCGGTGCACACGGTCGGGCTGAGCGTCACGATCCGCAACGATGCGGGGGTCCTTGGCCATATCTGCACGTTGATCGGCGAGCAGAAGGCGAATATCTCCGACATGGAATTCGCGGACAAGAAGCCGGATTTTTACCGTTTGCTGATTCAGGTGGACCTGCGCGACGTCGAGCATCTTCACACTGTGATGACCGCGCTTGAGGCCGAGAGCGATGTGGCCGAAATCGAAAGGTATCGCGATCCCGAGCGCGCCGACTGAGGCGTGCCTGCCCCGAAAGGACGACCGGTTTGGTCTTCAAGCGCCGAGACAAGCGAAGCATGGGCCAGGTCATGCTCGACAGCGTCTATCCGCGCGGCGGGTGGGGCCGGGCGCTCTATTACATCACCCACCGGGTGCGCCGGCTGCCCGACAGCCCCGAGAAGATCGCCCGCGGCATCTTCGCCGGCGTGTTCGTGACCTTCACCCCGTTCTACGGGCTGCATTTCGTGCTTGCGGCGGTTCTTGCGATGGTCATGCGCGGCAACATCCTAGCGGCGATGCTGTCGACGTTGTTCGGCAACCCGCTGACCTATGTCCCGATCGGGGTGATCGCGCTGAAGACCGGGCATTTCCTGATGGGCACCGAGTTCGACGAGACGATGAACACCACGCTGGTCGGCAAGTTCACCGGGGCGGCCGCCGACCTCAGGGACAATGTGTTCGCGCTTTTCAGCGAGGCGGAAACCAACTGGGCGAAGCTTGCGCAATTCTACGACGAGGTCTTCCTGCCCTATCTGATCGGGGGCATCATCCCCGGCATCGTCGCGGGGCTTGTCGCGTATTACCTGAGCGTGCCGGTGATCCGCGCCTATCAGAACCGCCGCCGCGGGCGGCTCAAGGAGAAACTGGCCGAGCTGCGGCGCAAGGCGGCACAGGTCGAGGACCGGACTTGAACCCGGACAAGTGGAGGCAAGGGGCCATGGACCATCTGCGGCTGGGCGTGAACATCGACCACGTGGCGACCGTGCGGAACGCGCGCGGCACCGACTATCCCGACCCGATCCGGGCGGCGATACTCGCCGAGGAGGCCGGGGCCGACGGCATCACCGCGCATCTGCGCGAGGATCGGCGCCACATCTCGGACGCCGATATCGACGGGCTGATGGCGGCGTTGACGTTGCCGCTCAACCTCGAGATGGCCGCCACCGAAGAGATGCAGGCAATCGCGCTGCGCCACCGGCCCCATGCGGTCTGCATCGTGCCCGAGAAGCGCGAGGAGCGCACCACCGAGGGCGGGCTCGAGGTGGCGCAGGACGAGAACCGGCTGGCGCATTTCATCGCCCCGCTGAGGGACGCGGGCTGTCGGGTGTCGAT
This genomic window from Rhodovulum sp. ES.010 contains:
- a CDS encoding YqaA family protein encodes the protein MLDLSLLAQLATLFLAAFGAATVLPFQSELVFVGLQLAGKIDPVTLVVAASVGNILGAVVNYVLGRWVEHFRKRRWFPVSNLQLAKAQEWYGRWGVWTLLLSWAPFGDGFTVVAGMMRTPAWLFLVLVTIAKTGRYAALAWATGAASG
- a CDS encoding NYN domain-containing protein, whose product is MFYRDERLALFIDGSNLYAAAKALEFDIDYKLLRQEFMRRGKLLRAFYYTALLDNDDYSPIRPLVDWLNYNGFTMVTKPAKEYTDSQGRRKVKGNMDIELTVDAMELAPRVDHIVLFSGDGDFRPLVESLQRQGVRVSVVSTIRSSPPMIADDLRRQADNFIELDELKEVIGRPPREQREPREPRTEAASNG
- the folK gene encoding 2-amino-4-hydroxy-6-hydroxymethyldihydropteridine diphosphokinase; the encoded protein is MPQPPNHAKTNPKGHVAIGTNVAIRGATLSGTLAKALRALDSASLRVGRISRFYRTPCMPAGAGPDFVNAVAEIETALPPDEVLARLHAVEASFGRVRSERWGPRCLDMDLLALGDVVLPDVESQTAWRTLPPGAQQRAAPDRLILPHPRLQERGFVLVPLAEIAPDWRHPILRRTARELRDALPAGEKAEIVPISGPWGEVSALVKDFQTQ
- the rpoZ gene encoding DNA-directed RNA polymerase subunit omega — encoded protein: MARVTVEDCVDKVPNRFELVLLASHRAREIASGGQLTVDRDNDKNPVVALREIAEETQSADELRERMIEANQTQIEVDEPEEDSMALLMGGGGASEPDRPAEDDMSEEKLLRALMEAQAQK
- a CDS encoding bifunctional (p)ppGpp synthetase/guanosine-3',5'-bis(diphosphate) 3'-pyrophosphohydrolase, with product MIDVEDLISLVRNYNPRTDEALIRSAYVYGREMHAGQLRRSGEEYFTHPVAVAAILTEQRLDDATIVTALLHDTIEDTKSTYKEIERLFGHEIAELVDGVTKLTNLQLSSSETKQAENFRKLFMAMSKDLRVILVKLADRLHNMRTIKSLPHDKQVRKSHETMDIFAPLAGRMGMQWMREELEDLAFRVLNPEARNSIIRRFIRLQRESGDVIQQITQDIRKELEREGVEADVFGRAKKPYSIWRKMEEKEQGFSRLSDIYGFRVITGSEGDCYRVLGAIHRRWRAVPGRFKDYISQPKSNGYRSIQTTVSGRDGKRVEVQIRTRQMHEVAESGVAAHWSYRDGVRAENPFAVDPAKWIASLTERFENAEDHDEFLEHVKLEMYSDQVFCFTPKGDVIKLPRGATPLDYAYAIHTRIGDSCVGAKVDGIRVPLWTRLKNGQSVEIITAEGQRPQATWLDIVVTGRAKAAIRKSLREEDRERYIKLGRELARVAFEHVGKKATDKAVKTAAKSFGLPSGAELLARLGSAELRAQDVVEALYPELATSGGDEIDATRAVVGLSPDQSFTRAPCCQPVPGERIVGITYRGRGVVVHAIDCPVLEKFEDQPDRWIDLYWHSGKHPAVHTVGLSVTIRNDAGVLGHICTLIGEQKANISDMEFADKKPDFYRLLIQVDLRDVEHLHTVMTALEAESDVAEIERYRDPERAD
- a CDS encoding DUF2062 domain-containing protein, encoding MVFKRRDKRSMGQVMLDSVYPRGGWGRALYYITHRVRRLPDSPEKIARGIFAGVFVTFTPFYGLHFVLAAVLAMVMRGNILAAMLSTLFGNPLTYVPIGVIALKTGHFLMGTEFDETMNTTLVGKFTGAAADLRDNVFALFSEAETNWAKLAQFYDEVFLPYLIGGIIPGIVAGLVAYYLSVPVIRAYQNRRRGRLKEKLAELRRKAAQVEDRT
- a CDS encoding pyridoxine 5'-phosphate synthase, with translation MDHLRLGVNIDHVATVRNARGTDYPDPIRAAILAEEAGADGITAHLREDRRHISDADIDGLMAALTLPLNLEMAATEEMQAIALRHRPHAVCIVPEKREERTTEGGLEVAQDENRLAHFIAPLRDAGCRVSIFIAADPAQIEAAARIGAAVVELHTGAFCDLHAEGRIEARDAELDRLRKMATYAHDLGLEVHAGHGLAYDTVAPVAAFTELRELNIGHFLIGEALFLGLGPAIAEMRRRMDEARV